Proteins from a single region of Lentimicrobium saccharophilum:
- the gyrA gene encoding DNA gyrase subunit A codes for MENQAGEEKIVKVNIENQMKSAYIDYSMSVIVSRALPDVRDGLKPVHRRVLFGMLDLGVLSNRPYKKSARIVGEVLGKYHPHGDSSVYDAMVRMAQDWSLRYPLVDGQGNFGSIDGDSPAAMRYTEARLRKIAEEMLSDINKDTVDFQLNFDDSLEEPTVLPARIPNLLVNGASGIAVGMATNMPPHNLSEVVDGVIAYIDNHEITIPELMKFIKAPDFPTGGFIYGYEGVKDAYETGRGRIIMRGESKIETDSHGRESIIVTSIPYQVNKAEMIRKTADLINDKKIEGISDIRDESDRNGLRVVYELKRDAITNVVLNKLYQLTQLQTSFSVNNICLVKGRPMLLNLKQLIQYFVEHRHEVVIRRTRYELNEAEKRAHILEGLLIALDHLDEVISLIRSSRTPEEARNGLMENFNLTEIQARAILDMRLQRLTGLERDKIREEYNELLKMIEYYRNVLENEGLRMEIIKNELLEIKANYGDEARTEIVYSASDFRIEDTIADENVVITISHMGYIKRTPLSEYRRQNRGGRGAKGSDIRDEDFLEYLYVATMHNYMLFFTEKGKVFWMRVFEIPEGTKTSKGRAIQNLINIEPDDKVRAFINLKSIKDEEYINNNFIILCTRKGIIKKTSLEAYSRPRQNGINAITIRDDDQLLEARLTNGNNEVLMALKSGRAIRFNENTVRPMGRNASGVKGITLANEQDEVVGMICPENDLSDILVVSEKGYGKRSKLDDYRITNRGGKGVKTINITEKTGLLISIDSVTDNDDLMIINRSGLIIRLAVADLRVMGRATQGVRLINLRDNDSIAAVTKVEVEKEEDEIAEIQQVPLEDTETSYDVFPVEDSEEETGDENEQQDEADENGPDIV; via the coding sequence ATGGAAAATCAAGCTGGTGAAGAAAAAATTGTCAAAGTAAACATTGAGAACCAAATGAAATCAGCCTACATCGATTATTCGATGTCGGTGATTGTTTCAAGGGCTTTGCCCGATGTCCGCGACGGACTTAAACCGGTTCACCGCAGGGTATTGTTCGGAATGCTCGACCTCGGAGTACTGTCGAACCGGCCCTATAAAAAAAGTGCAAGAATAGTAGGGGAGGTGCTTGGTAAGTATCATCCCCATGGCGATAGCTCTGTGTATGATGCCATGGTAAGGATGGCGCAGGACTGGTCGTTACGTTATCCCCTGGTAGACGGACAGGGAAACTTCGGATCCATTGACGGTGACAGCCCGGCTGCCATGCGTTATACCGAAGCAAGACTCAGAAAAATAGCTGAGGAAATGTTGTCGGATATCAACAAGGATACTGTTGATTTTCAGCTGAACTTTGATGATTCACTGGAAGAGCCTACCGTACTTCCGGCCCGCATACCCAACCTCCTTGTAAACGGTGCATCCGGTATCGCAGTTGGTATGGCCACCAATATGCCTCCCCATAACCTGAGCGAAGTGGTGGATGGCGTAATTGCATACATCGACAATCACGAGATTACCATTCCCGAGCTGATGAAATTCATCAAAGCACCGGACTTTCCAACCGGTGGCTTTATATATGGTTACGAGGGCGTAAAAGACGCGTATGAAACCGGCCGGGGACGAATTATCATGCGTGGAGAAAGCAAAATCGAAACCGACAGTCACGGTAGAGAAAGTATCATCGTTACTTCAATACCTTACCAGGTCAACAAAGCGGAAATGATCCGGAAAACCGCTGATCTGATCAATGACAAGAAAATTGAAGGAATTTCCGATATCCGCGACGAATCGGACCGCAACGGTTTGCGCGTGGTATACGAACTGAAACGGGACGCGATCACCAACGTAGTCCTGAATAAATTATATCAGCTAACCCAGTTGCAGACATCATTCAGCGTGAACAACATCTGTCTGGTGAAAGGCCGGCCAATGCTGCTGAACCTGAAGCAACTGATTCAGTATTTTGTTGAGCATCGCCACGAAGTGGTTATCCGCCGTACCAGGTACGAGCTGAATGAAGCTGAAAAACGGGCCCATATTCTTGAAGGACTGCTGATTGCCCTTGATCATCTGGATGAAGTCATCTCGCTCATCCGGTCTTCGCGTACCCCCGAAGAAGCCAGAAACGGCCTCATGGAAAATTTCAACCTGACCGAAATTCAGGCCAGGGCTATCCTGGATATGCGCCTTCAGCGCCTTACCGGCCTTGAAAGGGACAAAATCCGTGAAGAGTATAACGAACTGCTGAAAATGATAGAATATTACAGGAATGTACTCGAAAACGAAGGCCTCCGTATGGAAATCATTAAAAATGAATTACTTGAAATCAAAGCCAATTATGGCGATGAAGCGCGTACCGAAATCGTTTACTCAGCCAGCGACTTCAGGATCGAAGATACAATAGCCGATGAAAATGTGGTCATCACCATATCCCACATGGGCTATATAAAACGGACCCCGCTGAGTGAATACAGGAGACAAAACAGGGGAGGCCGCGGAGCCAAGGGCTCAGATATCAGGGATGAGGACTTTCTGGAATACCTCTATGTTGCAACAATGCATAACTATATGCTGTTTTTCACTGAAAAAGGCAAGGTATTCTGGATGAGGGTTTTTGAAATACCGGAAGGTACCAAAACTTCAAAAGGCCGGGCTATTCAGAACCTTATCAACATTGAACCCGATGACAAAGTCAGGGCCTTTATCAATCTGAAGAGCATAAAGGACGAAGAGTATATCAACAATAACTTCATTATACTCTGCACCCGGAAAGGAATTATCAAGAAAACCTCTCTTGAAGCCTATTCCCGCCCCAGACAGAACGGCATCAATGCCATCACCATCCGCGACGACGATCAGCTGCTTGAAGCAAGGCTTACCAATGGCAACAATGAAGTGCTGATGGCATTGAAATCTGGACGTGCAATAAGGTTTAACGAAAATACCGTTCGCCCCATGGGCCGCAATGCTTCCGGGGTTAAAGGCATTACCCTTGCCAATGAACAGGACGAGGTTGTCGGTATGATATGCCCTGAAAATGACCTGTCTGATATTCTGGTAGTTAGTGAGAAAGGCTACGGAAAGCGCTCAAAATTAGATGATTACAGAATTACCAATAGGGGAGGGAAGGGCGTAAAAACCATCAATATCACCGAGAAAACCGGCCTGTTGATTTCTATAGATTCCGTCACTGACAACGATGACCTGATGATCATTAACCGTTCCGGGCTGATTATCAGGCTGGCTGTTGCCGACCTGAGAGTTATGGGTAGGGCCACACAGGGCGTGCGCCTGATAAACCTGAGAGATAACGATTCAATTGCTGCTGTTACCAAAGTTGAAGTTGAAAAAGAAGAAGATGAAATTGCTGAAATTCAGCAGGTTCCGCTTGAGGATACAGAAACTTCATACGATGTCTTCCCGGTAGAGGACAGTGAGGAAGAAACCGGTGATGAAAACGAGCAGCAGGATGAAGCTGACGAGAATGGCCCGGATATTGTGTAG
- a CDS encoding ATP-dependent Clp protease ATP-binding subunit, whose product MEAKFSQRVKDVLTYSREESLRLGNDYIGVEHLLLGIIREGEGMAIQILNLLGVDTNEVRRTIEKAIGKTVARDKSAENLPLVKQAERALKLTYLEAKMFNSELIGTEHLLLAILKDEDNLVTTTLGKYGVDYDSVRDELKSIMSNDERKTFEEPTAELPGSSSDDDAEEGRGYGGAKKVADSKSKTPVLDNFGRDLTKAAEEGRLDPIVGREKELERIAQILSRRKKNNPILIGEPGVGKSAIAEGLALRIIARKVSRVLFNKRIFTLDLASLVAGTKYRGQFEERMKAVLNELEKNRDIILFIDEIHTIVGAGNASGSLDASNMFKPALARGEIQCIGATTLDEYRQYIEKDGALERRFQKILVDPTSIEETVEILNNIKEKYEDHHLVKYSQEAIKACVSLTNRYLTDRYLPDKAIDALDEAGARVHITNMQVPVEILDLETRIEEVKLLKNKAIHSQKFEEAAKFRDSERKLLIELESAKRRWEEDSKIHRIEVSEDNVAEVVAMMTGVPVQRIAQNESDRLLHMEDDLAGAVIGQNEAIKKVVKAIRRNRAGLKDPNKPIGTFIFLGPTGVGKTHLAKVLAKYLFDSEDTLIRIDMSEYMEKFAVSRLVGAPPGYVGYEEGGQLTEKVRRKPYSIVLLDEIEKAHPDIFHILLQVLDDGVLTDSLGRRVDFKNTIVIMTSNIGSRQLKDFGQGVGFATSAKLSGSSAFAQGVIENALKRSFAPEFLNRIDDVIIFDSLEREDIHKIIDIELKNLFRRIADMGYEMEVTTPAKDFIVEKGWDAQFGARPLKRAIQKYIEDALAEEIIKSRLHEGDRILIDYEENSPELKISILNPEIEAELPKEG is encoded by the coding sequence ATGGAAGCTAAATTTTCACAGCGGGTGAAGGATGTACTGACATATAGCCGGGAAGAATCCCTGCGTCTCGGAAACGATTATATCGGTGTTGAGCATTTGCTTCTCGGTATTATCCGTGAAGGCGAAGGCATGGCAATCCAGATTCTTAACCTTTTGGGTGTTGACACCAATGAAGTGCGCCGTACTATTGAGAAGGCCATCGGAAAAACTGTTGCCCGTGACAAATCGGCAGAGAACCTGCCACTGGTTAAACAGGCAGAGAGGGCGCTCAAACTGACGTACCTTGAAGCAAAAATGTTCAATAGTGAGCTGATCGGAACGGAACATCTTCTGCTGGCCATTTTAAAAGACGAAGATAACCTGGTTACCACTACATTGGGCAAGTATGGTGTGGATTATGATTCTGTCAGGGATGAGCTTAAATCAATCATGAGCAATGATGAGCGCAAAACATTTGAGGAGCCCACTGCAGAATTACCGGGCAGTTCCTCTGATGATGATGCCGAAGAAGGCCGGGGTTACGGAGGTGCCAAGAAAGTGGCTGACTCGAAATCAAAAACCCCTGTCCTGGACAATTTTGGCAGGGATCTGACAAAAGCGGCTGAAGAAGGCCGGCTTGACCCGATTGTCGGAAGGGAAAAGGAACTGGAGCGGATAGCCCAGATTCTCAGCCGCAGGAAGAAGAATAATCCCATCCTTATCGGAGAACCAGGTGTCGGAAAGTCAGCCATTGCCGAAGGGCTTGCGCTGCGGATAATCGCCCGTAAGGTCTCGCGGGTACTCTTCAACAAACGGATTTTCACCCTTGACCTTGCTTCGCTGGTAGCAGGTACCAAATACCGTGGCCAGTTCGAAGAGCGGATGAAGGCCGTGTTGAATGAACTGGAGAAAAACCGGGACATTATCCTGTTTATTGATGAAATTCACACCATCGTCGGCGCCGGTAACGCTTCCGGTTCGCTGGATGCCTCCAATATGTTCAAGCCTGCCCTGGCAAGGGGCGAAATCCAGTGCATTGGTGCAACTACGCTGGATGAATACCGGCAGTATATTGAAAAAGACGGTGCCCTGGAACGGAGGTTTCAGAAGATTCTGGTTGATCCCACATCGATTGAAGAAACGGTTGAGATCCTTAACAACATCAAGGAGAAATATGAAGACCACCACCTGGTGAAGTATTCTCAGGAGGCCATAAAAGCCTGTGTTTCGCTTACCAACCGTTATCTCACTGACAGATACCTTCCCGACAAGGCAATAGATGCGCTTGACGAAGCCGGGGCCAGGGTACACATCACCAACATGCAGGTGCCGGTTGAAATCCTTGACCTGGAAACGCGTATCGAAGAGGTTAAATTGCTCAAGAACAAGGCCATTCACAGCCAGAAGTTTGAAGAAGCTGCCAAATTCCGCGATTCGGAGCGCAAGTTGCTGATTGAACTGGAGTCTGCCAAGCGACGTTGGGAAGAAGATTCAAAGATCCACCGGATTGAAGTGTCCGAGGACAATGTTGCCGAGGTGGTTGCCATGATGACCGGTGTACCGGTGCAGCGGATCGCCCAGAATGAAAGCGACAGGCTGTTACACATGGAAGATGATCTTGCCGGAGCAGTGATTGGTCAGAATGAGGCGATTAAAAAAGTCGTCAAAGCAATCAGGCGGAACAGGGCCGGCCTCAAAGACCCGAACAAACCTATCGGAACCTTTATTTTTCTGGGACCGACAGGGGTTGGCAAGACCCATCTGGCAAAAGTGCTTGCCAAGTATCTCTTCGACTCTGAAGACACGCTTATCAGGATTGATATGAGTGAATATATGGAGAAATTCGCGGTTTCACGTCTTGTGGGAGCGCCTCCGGGATATGTTGGTTATGAAGAAGGTGGTCAACTGACGGAAAAAGTCAGAAGAAAACCTTACTCGATCGTGCTTCTGGATGAAATTGAAAAAGCACATCCGGATATATTCCATATTCTGCTTCAGGTGCTTGACGACGGGGTACTTACCGACAGCCTTGGACGAAGGGTTGATTTTAAAAACACCATAGTGATTATGACTTCCAACATCGGTTCAAGGCAGCTGAAGGATTTCGGTCAGGGTGTTGGATTTGCAACTTCTGCCAAACTTAGCGGAAGTTCAGCCTTTGCGCAGGGGGTAATCGAAAATGCACTCAAGCGCTCGTTTGCACCTGAATTCCTCAACCGCATTGATGACGTAATTATCTTCGATTCGCTTGAACGGGAAGATATCCATAAAATCATTGATATTGAACTGAAGAACCTTTTCAGGAGAATTGCAGATATGGGTTATGAGATGGAAGTAACCACTCCTGCCAAGGACTTCATTGTAGAGAAAGGCTGGGATGCCCAGTTTGGCGCCCGTCCGCTCAAGCGGGCCATTCAAAAGTATATTGAAGATGCCCTGGCTGAAGAAATAATCAAATCAAGACTGCATGAAGGCGACAGGATACTTATTGACTATGAAGAGAATTCGCCGGAATTGAAAATCAGCATACTGAACCCTGAAATTGAAGCCGAACTTCCCAAAGAAGGATAG
- a CDS encoding UDP-N-acetylmuramate--L-alanine ligase, translating into MNVHFIAIGGAAMHNLAIALHRKGYQITGSDDEIFDPARSRLKASGLLPDDTGWFPEKIHAGIDAIILGMHARGDNPELMKARELGLKIFSYPEYLYEQSKDKIRVVIGGSHGKTTITAMILHVLKHAGIDTDFMVGAQLDGFDVMVRLSEDAPFMVFEGDEYLTSALDRRPKFHLYKPDIALISGIAWDHVNVFPTFDNYVEQFRIFASQIMPGGKLIYCAEDQTVAAVASGVDTGIKSLPYNIPEYFIKDGISILNTGNNEIPLKIFGHHNMLNLEGARLVCEAMGVESNIFYNAIGSFAGASKRLERIGNNNTCSVFKDFAHSPSKLKATIQAVKDQFPERKLIACMELHTYSSLSSGFLEEYGSCMDRADIAIVYYSRHALQIKQLPDLSPDDISKAFKKDDIQVFNDSEKLALYLFSLNTDHTNLLMMSSGNFDGIDLKQLSQRFTGAKDE; encoded by the coding sequence ATGAATGTTCACTTTATTGCCATCGGCGGGGCTGCAATGCATAACCTTGCAATAGCTCTTCACAGAAAAGGATATCAGATTACCGGAAGTGACGACGAAATATTTGATCCTGCCAGGAGCAGGCTTAAAGCCTCGGGACTGCTTCCTGATGATACGGGCTGGTTTCCTGAAAAGATTCATGCCGGCATTGATGCCATTATTCTGGGCATGCATGCCAGAGGTGATAATCCTGAGCTAATGAAAGCCAGGGAGCTCGGTCTGAAGATATTCTCATACCCTGAATACCTTTACGAACAATCAAAGGACAAAATCCGGGTCGTGATCGGCGGAAGCCATGGTAAAACAACCATCACTGCAATGATACTCCATGTGCTGAAACATGCAGGTATTGATACTGATTTCATGGTCGGAGCCCAGCTCGATGGATTTGATGTAATGGTCAGACTTTCGGAAGATGCCCCTTTCATGGTTTTTGAAGGCGATGAATACCTGACTTCTGCCCTCGACCGCCGTCCGAAATTTCACCTATACAAGCCGGATATCGCGCTTATCAGCGGAATTGCCTGGGATCACGTGAATGTTTTTCCCACATTCGATAATTATGTGGAACAATTCAGGATTTTCGCATCGCAGATCATGCCCGGTGGAAAGCTTATTTATTGTGCCGAAGACCAAACAGTTGCCGCTGTTGCTTCCGGAGTTGATACAGGTATAAAATCTCTTCCCTATAATATTCCTGAATATTTTATCAAAGACGGCATTTCAATTTTAAATACCGGCAATAATGAAATCCCGCTGAAAATTTTTGGTCATCACAACATGCTTAACCTGGAAGGGGCAAGGCTGGTTTGTGAAGCCATGGGCGTCGAAAGCAACATCTTTTATAATGCAATCGGCTCATTTGCAGGCGCTTCAAAACGGCTTGAACGTATTGGCAATAACAACACATGTTCAGTGTTCAAGGATTTTGCGCATAGCCCGTCTAAACTGAAGGCAACCATTCAGGCCGTTAAAGATCAATTTCCTGAGCGAAAACTGATCGCGTGCATGGAGTTACATACATACAGCAGCTTAAGTTCCGGATTTCTTGAAGAATATGGTTCCTGTATGGACCGCGCCGATATTGCCATTGTTTATTACAGCAGGCATGCCTTGCAAATCAAACAACTTCCTGATCTCTCTCCTGATGATATAAGTAAGGCCTTTAAAAAAGATGATATTCAGGTGTTTAACGATAGTGAAAAACTTGCACTATATCTGTTCTCTCTGAATACAGACCACACCAACCTGTTGATGATGAGCTCCGGAAATTTTGATGGCATTGACCTGAAACAACTCTCACAGCGTTTCACAGGCGCAAAGGATGAATGA
- a CDS encoding MBL fold metallo-hydrolase: MKLTPIEADYWMMDGGVAFGVVPKSLWTKVYPEDRDNLIRITTRCLLIQTGSRNILIDTGMGDKRGDKYYSYKYRFGESGLIKPLAKAGLSPADITDILFTHLHDDHVGGATFVNEVGKVEEFFKNAVYWCSALHWAWSKNSNKRESAAYFSDNLEPLEKSGRLRLIEKEGEWIEGISLRIFSGHTRGQMIPVIDTGKAKVVFAGDFIPTLSYIPIPYVPAVDIEPLLSMTEKESFLEEALKNDYILFFEHDYYHEACRLAAGKKGVEAGELIKITHLNS, from the coding sequence ATGAAACTCACGCCGATAGAAGCGGATTACTGGATGATGGATGGCGGTGTGGCATTCGGGGTTGTGCCCAAGAGCCTCTGGACAAAAGTTTATCCGGAAGACCGGGATAACCTGATAAGGATCACCACCCGATGTCTGCTGATACAGACCGGAAGCAGGAATATCCTTATTGATACCGGAATGGGAGATAAACGCGGGGATAAATACTATTCATACAAATATCGTTTCGGCGAGTCCGGTCTGATTAAGCCCCTGGCAAAGGCAGGCCTCTCCCCTGCCGATATTACAGATATTCTGTTCACTCATCTGCACGATGACCATGTTGGTGGGGCAACCTTTGTGAATGAGGTCGGAAAGGTTGAGGAATTTTTCAAAAATGCGGTTTACTGGTGTTCCGCCTTACATTGGGCGTGGTCGAAAAATTCAAACAAGCGTGAATCCGCCGCTTACTTCAGCGATAATCTTGAACCATTGGAAAAATCAGGGCGCCTGAGACTGATCGAAAAAGAAGGGGAATGGATTGAAGGGATCTCCCTTCGGATATTCAGTGGTCACACAAGGGGGCAAATGATTCCGGTGATCGACACCGGCAAAGCGAAGGTGGTTTTTGCCGGCGATTTTATTCCTACTTTATCCTACATCCCCATTCCCTATGTGCCTGCGGTTGATATTGAACCATTGTTAAGCATGACGGAAAAGGAAAGCTTCCTCGAAGAAGCGCTGAAAAACGATTACATCCTTTTCTTCGAGCATGATTATTATCATGAAGCATGCAGACTTGCTGCTGGGAAAAAAGGTGTGGAAGCGGGTGAATTAATTAAGATTACTCATTTGAACAGCTAA
- a CDS encoding phosphoadenylyl-sulfate reductase has translation MNQKEKAAAINRQLSGKTAEEVLHWFLSGNAGETAFSTSLGAEDQVITHMISESRLPVRIFTLDTGRLFPETYDLIDLTSKKYGINLEIMFPDATEVEDMVRSKGINLFYESVENRKLCCQLRKIHPLKRAFAGLDAWICGLRREQSVTRKDLQLVEWDEGNGLIKVNPLIDWTEKMVWDYIRNHHVPYNKLHDQGFPSIGCQPCTRAVMQGEDVRAGRWWWENPESRECGLHKRD, from the coding sequence ATGAATCAAAAGGAGAAAGCCGCCGCAATAAACCGGCAATTGTCCGGAAAAACCGCTGAAGAAGTACTGCACTGGTTTCTATCGGGGAATGCCGGAGAAACAGCATTCTCTACCAGCCTTGGCGCGGAGGATCAGGTGATTACTCACATGATTTCTGAAAGCAGATTACCGGTCAGGATATTTACCCTCGACACAGGTCGATTATTCCCTGAAACTTATGATCTGATTGATCTGACTTCAAAAAAGTATGGTATCAATCTCGAGATCATGTTTCCGGATGCTACTGAGGTAGAAGACATGGTAAGGTCGAAAGGGATCAATCTTTTTTATGAAAGCGTCGAAAACCGGAAATTGTGTTGTCAACTCAGGAAGATTCACCCGTTGAAACGCGCCTTTGCAGGTCTTGATGCATGGATTTGCGGACTGAGAAGAGAACAATCGGTGACCAGGAAAGATTTGCAACTTGTTGAATGGGATGAAGGTAATGGACTTATTAAAGTAAATCCGCTGATTGACTGGACAGAAAAAATGGTTTGGGATTATATCCGTAATCATCATGTCCCCTATAACAAACTGCATGATCAGGGCTTTCCGAGTATTGGCTGCCAGCCCTGTACCAGGGCTGTGATGCAGGGTGAAGATGTACGCGCCGGCCGTTGGTGGTGGGAAAATCCCGAATCAAGGGAGTGCGGTCTTCACAAAAGAGACTAA
- a CDS encoding isoamylase early set domain-containing protein, which yields MSIKKQFLKSKPVCKVSFKLQKEQVMHASRVNVVGDFNNWNENSDELKQLKDGSFSHTVELETGREYQFRYVADGSNWFNDDEADRFVSSGHGDARNGVLSL from the coding sequence ATGAGTATCAAGAAACAATTTCTGAAAAGCAAACCTGTATGTAAAGTCAGTTTTAAATTGCAGAAGGAACAGGTTATGCATGCCAGCCGTGTAAATGTTGTCGGTGACTTCAATAACTGGAATGAAAATTCTGATGAACTGAAACAATTGAAAGACGGTTCTTTCAGCCATACCGTTGAACTGGAAACCGGACGTGAGTATCAGTTCCGCTATGTTGCAGATGGTTCAAACTGGTTCAATGATGATGAAGCTGACAGGTTTGTTTCAAGCGGACATGGCGATGCCCGGAATGGTGTTTTGTCGCTCTGA